The following proteins are encoded in a genomic region of Actinomadura sp. NAK00032:
- a CDS encoding Ku protein, protein MRSIWKGAISFGLVTIPVKLYSATEQRDVSFHQVHREDGGRIKYKRVCTVDGEEVPYSDIAKGYELPSGEMVILTDEDFADLPLSSSRRIDVLQFVEQDEVDPIYFAKSYYLEPDAQGAKPYVLLRDALENSGQVAVVKVALRQRESLATLRVRNGVFVLETMLWPDEVRAPDFPFLDEDIEIRKQELSMATSLIESMEGEFDPSEYKDAYREALQAVIDAKVEGREVTRPEEAEEEPAADLLSALRASVEAAKKSRGEKDGKAASGKGAAAKEPAARKPAAKSGAKKEPAKSRSRKSA, encoded by the coding sequence ATGCGGAGCATCTGGAAGGGCGCGATCTCGTTCGGGCTGGTGACGATACCGGTGAAGCTCTATTCGGCGACCGAGCAGAGGGACGTCAGCTTCCACCAGGTGCACCGGGAGGACGGCGGGCGCATCAAGTACAAGCGGGTCTGCACGGTCGACGGCGAGGAGGTGCCGTACTCCGACATCGCCAAGGGCTACGAGCTGCCGTCCGGCGAGATGGTCATCCTCACCGACGAGGACTTCGCCGACCTGCCGCTGTCGTCCAGCCGCCGGATCGACGTCCTGCAGTTCGTGGAGCAGGACGAGGTCGACCCGATCTACTTCGCGAAGTCCTACTACCTGGAGCCGGACGCGCAGGGCGCCAAGCCCTACGTGCTGCTGCGCGACGCGCTGGAGAACTCCGGGCAGGTCGCGGTCGTGAAGGTCGCGCTGCGCCAGCGCGAGTCGCTCGCCACGCTGCGCGTCCGCAACGGCGTGTTCGTGCTGGAGACGATGCTCTGGCCGGACGAGGTCCGCGCCCCCGACTTCCCGTTCCTGGACGAGGACATCGAGATCCGCAAGCAGGAGCTGTCGATGGCCACGTCGCTGATCGAGTCGATGGAGGGCGAGTTCGACCCGTCGGAGTACAAGGACGCCTACCGGGAGGCGCTCCAGGCCGTCATCGACGCCAAGGTCGAGGGCCGGGAGGTCACCCGGCCGGAGGAGGCCGAGGAGGAGCCCGCCGCGGACCTGCTCAGCGCCCTGCGCGCGAGCGTCGAGGCCGCCAAGAAGAGCCGCGGCGAGAAGGACGGCAAGGCCGCGTCCGGCAAGGGCGCGGCCGCAAAGGAGCCCGCCGCGCGCAAGCCGGCGGCCAAGTCGGGCGCGAAGAAGGAGCCCGCCAAGAGCCGGAGCCGCAAGTCGGCCTGA
- a CDS encoding MMPL family transporter: protein MFERWGRWVHRRRRWVLAAAGAALVFAGVWGTGVFGALSSAGGFETPGSESTKATRIAEQALGRDAADVVVLYQGKITVDDPSYRAAVERSLGALPGDKVASVGTYWTTKAPQFVSGDRTSTYAVLEMAGADEGARADSFEAIKDRLTEVGGGLTAKAGGPVATSAAIDERVTADITRAEAIAMPALLVLLVLIFGGLVAASLPLLVGGFAILGSFTALHALAYATDVSIFAVNITTFLGLGLAIDYGLFVVSRFREELRRDGASVEDALAATMNTAGRTVAVSGVTVAISLSGLLLFDQNFLVSMGYGGIATVFVCMIGALTVLPALLAVLGPKVDALPLRRRRRASRGWWGRLAHSVMRRPVVYVVATVALLLALGAPFLRINWGGVDAAALPAGTDARAVAEALDARFPRNATTPVNAIVTGTTDRAAVDAFGDRLAALPGAAGAAVTGAEGTTTRIAVRYDADPYSDTARDLVQKVRDAPAPPGAQVYVGGATADVVDEVGGLGGTLPWLALLVGGATFLLLFLAFGSVVLPLKAIVMNMLSLSATFGAVVLIFQDGFLSGLLGFTPMSAIAPAMPILMLVMLFGISMDYEVFLLSRVREEYDLTGSNTAAVAAGMQRTGGIITSAALLFIVVIGAFATSGITMIKMVGVGMAVAILMDATIVRALLVPAMMRLMGRANWWAPGPLSRLYGRYGIREAPVTNLRKPLVVPLEPARD from the coding sequence ATGTTCGAGCGATGGGGCCGGTGGGTGCACCGGCGCCGCCGGTGGGTGCTCGCGGCGGCCGGTGCGGCACTGGTCTTCGCCGGCGTGTGGGGGACGGGCGTCTTCGGCGCGCTGTCCTCGGCCGGCGGGTTCGAGACGCCCGGCAGCGAGAGCACCAAGGCGACCCGGATCGCCGAGCAGGCCCTCGGGCGGGACGCGGCCGACGTGGTCGTCCTCTACCAGGGGAAGATCACGGTCGATGATCCGTCCTACCGGGCGGCGGTCGAGCGGTCCCTGGGCGCGCTGCCCGGCGACAAGGTCGCTTCGGTCGGCACGTACTGGACGACCAAGGCGCCGCAGTTCGTCAGCGGCGACCGCACGTCCACCTACGCCGTGCTCGAGATGGCCGGGGCCGACGAGGGGGCGCGGGCGGACTCCTTCGAGGCGATCAAGGACCGGCTGACCGAGGTCGGCGGCGGGCTCACCGCGAAGGCCGGCGGGCCGGTCGCGACCTCGGCCGCCATCGACGAGCGCGTCACCGCCGACATCACCCGCGCCGAGGCCATCGCCATGCCGGCGCTGCTCGTGCTGCTGGTGCTGATCTTCGGCGGGCTGGTCGCGGCGAGCCTCCCGCTGCTGGTCGGCGGGTTCGCGATCCTCGGCTCGTTCACCGCGCTGCACGCGCTGGCGTACGCGACCGACGTGTCGATCTTCGCGGTGAACATCACCACGTTCCTCGGGCTCGGCCTCGCGATCGACTACGGCCTGTTCGTGGTGAGCCGCTTCCGGGAGGAGCTGCGGCGGGACGGGGCCTCGGTCGAGGACGCCCTGGCCGCGACGATGAACACCGCCGGGCGCACCGTCGCGGTGTCCGGCGTCACGGTCGCGATCTCGCTGTCCGGCCTGCTGCTGTTCGACCAGAACTTCCTCGTCTCGATGGGCTACGGCGGCATCGCGACCGTGTTCGTGTGCATGATCGGCGCGCTCACCGTGCTGCCCGCGCTGCTCGCCGTCCTCGGCCCGAAGGTCGACGCGCTGCCGCTGCGGCGCCGGCGCAGGGCGTCCCGGGGCTGGTGGGGGCGGCTCGCGCACAGCGTGATGCGGCGGCCGGTCGTCTACGTCGTGGCCACGGTGGCGCTGCTGCTCGCACTCGGCGCGCCGTTCCTGCGCATCAACTGGGGCGGTGTCGACGCCGCCGCGCTGCCGGCCGGCACCGACGCCAGGGCCGTCGCCGAGGCGCTGGACGCGCGGTTCCCGCGCAACGCCACCACCCCGGTCAACGCGATCGTCACGGGGACGACCGACCGGGCCGCGGTCGACGCGTTCGGCGACCGCCTGGCCGCGCTGCCCGGCGCCGCCGGCGCCGCCGTCACCGGCGCCGAGGGCACGACGACGCGGATCGCGGTCCGCTACGACGCCGACCCCTACTCCGACACGGCGCGCGACCTCGTGCAGAAGGTGCGGGACGCCCCCGCGCCGCCGGGTGCGCAGGTCTACGTGGGCGGCGCCACCGCCGACGTCGTGGACGAGGTCGGCGGGCTCGGCGGCACGCTGCCGTGGCTGGCGCTGCTCGTCGGCGGCGCGACGTTCCTGCTGCTGTTCCTGGCGTTCGGGTCGGTGGTGCTGCCGCTGAAGGCGATCGTGATGAACATGCTGTCGCTGTCGGCCACCTTCGGCGCCGTCGTGCTGATCTTCCAGGACGGGTTCCTGTCCGGTCTGCTCGGCTTCACGCCGATGAGCGCGATCGCCCCCGCGATGCCGATCCTGATGCTGGTGATGCTGTTCGGGATCTCGATGGACTACGAGGTGTTCCTGCTGTCGCGGGTCCGCGAGGAGTACGACCTGACCGGCTCCAACACCGCCGCCGTCGCCGCCGGGATGCAGCGCACCGGCGGGATCATCACCAGCGCGGCGCTGCTGTTCATCGTGGTGATCGGCGCGTTCGCCACGTCCGGCATCACGATGATCAAGATGGTGGGGGTCGGGATGGCGGTCGCGATCCTGATGGACGCGACGATCGTGCGGGCGCTGCTCGTCCCGGCGATGATGCGGCTGATGGGCCGCGCCAACTGGTGGGCGCCCGGCCCCCTGTCCCGTCTCTACGGCAGGTACGGAATCCGTGAAGCGCCGGTCACCAATCTGCGGAAACCGCTTGTGGTCCCCCTCGAACCGGCGCGAGACTGA
- a CDS encoding MMPL family transporter yields MFERWGRWVHRRRRWVLAVAGAALVFAGVWGTGVFGALTSAGGFDTPGSESARAAQAAERDLGRDAADVVVLYQGRTTVDDPAFRASVERALAALPQDKIASVDTYWTTKAPQLVSGDKTATYAVLRLAGADAGARSDNYADMKDELTEVGGGLTAKVGGTVGTETAINDRVSSDIGRAEAMAMPVLLVLLVLIFGGLVSASLPMLIGGIAILGSFTALHALSYVTDVSIFAVNITTFLGLGLAIDYGLFMVSRFREEVRRDGASVEDAVAATMATAGRTVAVSGITVAVSLSGLLLFDQNFLVSMGYGGIATVFVCMIGALTVLPALLAVLGPKVDALSVRRRRAKAPAGQEGWWGRLAHSVMRRPVVYVVATVALLLALGSPFLHINWGGMDAKSMPEGAEARVVAETLETRFPPNATNPIEAVVTGTSDRAAVQAYQDRLAAVPGVTDAAVTGAKGTTTRIALRYTADPDSGAARDLVHKVRDVPPPPDAEVLVGGTTADVVDQLDSIGATLPWLALLVGGATFLLLFLAFGSVVLPLKAIVMNMLSLSATFGAVVLIFQDGHLSGLLDFTATGSISPAMPILMLAMLFGVSMDYEVFLISRVREQYDLTGSNTAAVAAGMQRTGGIITSAALLFIVVIGAFATSGITFIKMTGIGMAIAILMDATVVRALLVPAAMRLMGRANWWAPAPLARLYAKYGIHESDTPAPQRPHLEPVG; encoded by the coding sequence ATGTTCGAGCGATGGGGACGGTGGGTCCACCGGCGGCGCCGGTGGGTCCTCGCGGTGGCCGGCGCCGCACTGGTCTTCGCCGGCGTGTGGGGGACGGGCGTGTTCGGCGCGCTGACCTCGGCGGGCGGCTTCGACACACCGGGCAGCGAGAGCGCGCGGGCCGCGCAGGCCGCCGAGCGCGACCTCGGCCGGGACGCGGCGGACGTCGTGGTCCTCTATCAGGGGCGGACCACGGTGGACGACCCGGCGTTCCGGGCGTCGGTCGAGCGGGCGCTCGCCGCGCTGCCGCAGGACAAGATCGCCTCGGTCGACACCTACTGGACGACGAAGGCGCCGCAGCTCGTCAGCGGCGACAAGACGGCCACCTACGCCGTCCTGCGGCTCGCCGGGGCCGACGCCGGCGCGCGGAGCGACAACTACGCCGACATGAAGGACGAGCTGACCGAGGTCGGCGGCGGTCTCACCGCGAAGGTCGGCGGGACGGTCGGCACCGAGACCGCGATCAACGACCGGGTCTCGTCCGACATCGGGCGGGCCGAGGCCATGGCGATGCCGGTGCTGCTCGTGCTGCTGGTGCTGATCTTCGGCGGGCTGGTGTCGGCGAGCCTGCCGATGCTGATCGGCGGCATCGCGATCCTCGGCTCGTTCACCGCGCTGCACGCGCTCAGCTACGTCACCGACGTGTCGATCTTCGCGGTGAACATCACCACGTTCCTCGGGCTCGGCCTCGCGATCGACTACGGCCTGTTCATGGTCAGCCGGTTCCGCGAGGAGGTCCGCCGCGACGGCGCCTCGGTCGAGGACGCCGTGGCCGCGACGATGGCCACGGCCGGGCGCACGGTCGCGGTGTCCGGGATCACGGTGGCGGTGTCGCTGTCCGGGCTGCTGCTGTTCGACCAGAACTTCCTCGTCTCGATGGGCTACGGCGGCATCGCGACCGTGTTCGTGTGCATGATCGGCGCGCTGACCGTGCTGCCCGCGCTGCTCGCCGTCCTCGGCCCGAAGGTCGACGCCCTCTCCGTGCGGCGGCGGCGCGCGAAGGCGCCCGCCGGGCAGGAGGGCTGGTGGGGGCGGCTCGCGCACAGCGTCATGCGCCGCCCGGTCGTATACGTCGTCGCGACGGTGGCGCTGCTCCTCGCGCTCGGCTCCCCCTTCCTGCACATCAACTGGGGCGGCATGGACGCCAAGTCCATGCCGGAGGGCGCCGAGGCGCGGGTCGTCGCGGAGACGCTGGAGACCCGGTTCCCGCCCAACGCGACCAACCCGATCGAGGCCGTGGTGACCGGAACGTCCGACCGGGCCGCGGTCCAGGCCTACCAGGACCGCCTCGCGGCGGTGCCGGGGGTGACCGACGCGGCGGTGACCGGCGCGAAGGGCACCACGACGCGGATCGCGCTGCGCTACACCGCCGACCCCGACTCCGGCGCCGCCCGCGACCTCGTGCACAAGGTCCGGGACGTCCCGCCGCCGCCCGACGCGGAGGTGCTCGTCGGCGGCACGACCGCCGACGTCGTCGACCAGCTCGACAGCATCGGCGCGACGCTGCCGTGGCTGGCGCTGCTCGTCGGCGGCGCGACGTTCCTGCTGCTGTTCCTGGCGTTCGGGTCGGTGGTGCTGCCGCTGAAGGCGATCGTGATGAACATGCTGTCGCTGTCGGCCACCTTCGGCGCCGTCGTGCTGATCTTCCAGGACGGGCACCTGTCCGGCCTGCTCGACTTCACCGCGACCGGCTCGATCTCCCCGGCGATGCCGATCCTGATGCTGGCCATGCTGTTCGGCGTCTCGATGGACTACGAGGTCTTCCTCATCTCGCGGGTCCGCGAGCAGTACGACCTGACCGGCTCCAACACCGCGGCCGTCGCCGCCGGGATGCAGCGCACCGGCGGGATCATCACCAGCGCGGCCCTGCTGTTCATCGTCGTGATCGGCGCGTTCGCCACGTCCGGCATCACGTTCATCAAGATGACCGGCATCGGCATGGCCATCGCGATCCTGATGGACGCGACCGTGGTGCGGGCGCTGCTCGTCCCCGCCGCGATGCGCCTGATGGGCCGCGCCAACTGGTGGGCCCCCGCCCCGCTGGCCCGCCTCTACGCCAAGTACGGCATCCACGAAAGCGACACCCCCGCCCCGCAACGACCCCACCTGGAACCCGTGGGCTGA
- a CDS encoding TetR/AcrR family transcriptional regulator: METRRDRLRAATVREITGTARRILVEEGPEAVTLRAIAREMGMTAPALYRYFGSHGELLRHLVGDLFSELTGELHAALADVPHDDMSGKFLVVSRRFRTWSLAHPREYALLFGAPVRGAAQQEEDVDFAEECARQFGWTFMALFLELWNKSPFPVASDDEIDPVLLPQLRRYRDDVVGVDLPLGVIQQFLKCWIRLQGGVSLEVFGHLEFALEDAAPMFELMLTEISPQIGLTYRPPDGR; encoded by the coding sequence GTGGAGACACGGCGTGACCGGCTGCGTGCGGCGACGGTCCGGGAGATCACCGGGACCGCCCGGCGGATCCTCGTCGAGGAGGGCCCCGAGGCGGTGACGCTGCGCGCGATCGCCCGCGAGATGGGCATGACCGCGCCGGCGCTCTACCGCTACTTCGGCAGCCACGGCGAGCTGCTGCGGCACCTGGTCGGCGACCTGTTCAGCGAGCTGACCGGTGAGCTGCACGCCGCGCTGGCGGACGTCCCGCACGACGACATGAGCGGCAAGTTCCTGGTGGTGTCCCGCCGGTTCCGGACCTGGTCGCTCGCGCACCCCCGCGAGTACGCGCTGCTGTTCGGCGCGCCCGTGCGCGGCGCCGCCCAGCAGGAGGAGGACGTCGACTTCGCCGAGGAGTGCGCCCGCCAGTTCGGCTGGACGTTCATGGCCCTGTTCCTGGAGCTGTGGAACAAGAGCCCGTTCCCGGTCGCGTCCGACGACGAGATCGACCCCGTCCTGCTGCCGCAGCTGCGCCGCTACCGCGACGACGTCGTCGGCGTCGACCTGCCGCTCGGCGTCATCCAGCAGTTCCTGAAGTGCTGGATCCGGCTCCAGGGCGGCGTCAGCCTGGAGGTCTTCGGCCACCTGGAGTTCGCGCTGGAGGACGCCGCCCCCATGTTCGAGCTGATGCTGACCGAGATCAGCCCGCAGATCGGCCTCACCTACCGCCCGCCGGACGGCCGCTGA
- a CDS encoding ROK family transcriptional regulator: protein MTRPVRITEKATPAVLRERNTELVLQSVLAGGGTVSRADISRSTGLARAVVSEIVETLVARRLVAEEAGRPSGRGKPARLLGIDTVRHCLLMADVRPAEVRGGVIGLDGTIGATARVPLPARPGPADVVAALGPMLAELAAADGRAVLAAGVAVPGIVSPEQRVIEALQLRWKDVDLAGPLKSALGHDVVLVNDATAVGMSELSCQRRDGDSVIVLHIAGGIGSAILLDGRVHLGERRRAGEVGHIDVGVSDRDCECGRRGCLETVASLPAVLAGADVERLDAVAAPGDAPAAPESAALAARVDYAGKSLAALLCVQAAILDIGDVVIDGPIRRAGERLLDAIERELAVRLPPSDVRRPRFSTMAERSIMHGAAATAMHDRLGVIWHNA from the coding sequence ATGACCAGGCCGGTCCGCATCACCGAGAAGGCGACTCCCGCGGTCCTGCGGGAGCGCAACACCGAGCTGGTCCTGCAGAGCGTGCTGGCGGGCGGCGGCACGGTGTCCCGCGCCGACATCTCCCGGTCGACGGGCCTCGCCCGCGCCGTGGTCTCGGAGATCGTGGAGACCCTGGTGGCGCGGCGGCTGGTCGCCGAGGAGGCGGGGCGCCCGTCCGGCCGCGGCAAGCCGGCCAGGCTGCTCGGCATCGACACCGTCCGGCACTGCCTGCTGATGGCCGACGTCCGCCCGGCCGAGGTGCGCGGCGGCGTCATCGGGCTGGACGGCACGATCGGCGCCACCGCCCGGGTGCCGCTGCCCGCCCGTCCGGGCCCGGCCGACGTCGTGGCCGCGCTCGGCCCGATGCTCGCGGAGCTGGCCGCCGCCGACGGGCGCGCGGTGCTGGCCGCCGGGGTCGCCGTCCCCGGCATCGTGTCCCCCGAGCAGCGCGTCATCGAGGCGCTGCAGCTGCGCTGGAAGGACGTCGACCTGGCGGGGCCGCTGAAGTCCGCGCTCGGGCACGACGTCGTGCTGGTCAACGACGCGACGGCCGTCGGGATGTCGGAGCTGTCGTGCCAGCGCCGGGACGGCGACAGCGTCATCGTGCTGCACATCGCGGGCGGCATCGGCTCGGCGATCCTGCTCGACGGCCGCGTCCACCTCGGGGAGCGCCGCCGCGCCGGGGAGGTCGGCCACATCGACGTCGGCGTCAGCGACCGCGACTGCGAGTGCGGCCGGCGGGGCTGCCTGGAGACGGTGGCGAGTCTGCCGGCCGTGCTCGCCGGCGCGGACGTGGAGCGGCTGGACGCGGTCGCCGCGCCCGGGGACGCGCCGGCGGCGCCGGAGTCGGCGGCCCTCGCGGCGCGGGTCGACTACGCGGGCAAGAGCCTCGCGGCCCTGCTGTGCGTGCAGGCCGCGATCCTCGACATCGGGGACGTCGTGATCGACGGCCCGATCCGGCGGGCCGGGGAGCGGCTGCTCGACGCCATCGAGCGCGAGCTCGCGGTGCGGCTCCCGCCCAGCGACGTCCGGCGGCCGCGCTTCTCCACGATGGCGGAGCGCAGCATCATGCACGGCGCCGCCGCGACCGCCATGCACGACCGGCTCGGCGTCATCTGGCACAACGCCTGA